ACCTCCAGCGAGTCCGAAAAAATCGAATACGGAGGCTGGCCCGAGAATCCTCCCAGCAGATCATCTCCCGTCGTCTGCTGATAATGCTTAATCGCCTGCCGTGACATGTGATCGAGCACATACCCTTCCCCACCAAACGCCGCTCGCTTCACCTGCTGTCGGGTGTGGCTCGAGATAAAAAACAGCTCCACCTGCTGCCCCGCACCCTCCGCGCGCGCCAGCTCCGCCGGCATCGCATCTCCCGGCACTCGCCTTGCGCTCTTCGCGTCGAACTCCCCCACTCTCCCATTCGCCACAAACGCCGCGATGAAGCTCTCACCCGCCGCCAGCTTGGGCAGTTCGCTCCCATTCCCCGGAAGCGCAACCTCCGCCGCCCGCAGCTTCCCCGACGCAAGATCAATCGGAATATTCGGCCCGCCGTACGGCCACCCGCTGCCCAGCGTGAGGTCGACACGCATCCCCAGCCCGCGCGCATGCTCATTCGCAAACTTCAGATCATCCACATACTCCGGCGATCCATAACGAAGATTCAGAATCCCCTTCGCCGGATCATCCAGAGCCAGTGGATACTCCGCCGCCAGCTCCACGCCGCCAATCCCCGCCGCGTGCATCACATCGAGCTCTCGCGCAATCTCCGGCTTCACCACTGCCGGCCCAAACCACCACCATCGCACCATCGGCCGCGCGTCAGCCGGCGGCGACGCAAACTCTGCTCGCAGTTGCTGAATCGACGGCTGCGCCACACCCGCACTCGCGCAGGCGCCGCATAGCGCCGCGGCAAAAACATATCGAAGTATCTGGCAGCGATGTTTGCTCCGTGCTCTGGTCATCGTCTACGAACTCTATTGGCCGCAAGATATGAACGTCAATAGAGATACTTATTCTTATTTGAACAATTGGTCTTTGACATCACAGACCTCGCAACCCTCGACCTCGTCAATTTGGAATAGTTTTCCTATTGACACCTGTCATACAGAAACCATAGAGTGCTCCCTCAGTTCAAAACTCGTTTGTTTGGAGGCCACCAAACATGTACTCGCTCTCTGTCGCCACATCCTTGAGACTCTTCCCAAAGGCTGCTCGCAAGCACGGGCTCCGGGAAATCTGTCTCGCTCTCCTCCTTTTCTGCTTCGGAATCACGTCCTCCGCCACCGCACAAACCGGCGGCGAAGGCGGCATCCAGGGCACCGTCGCCGACTCCACCGGAGCCGCCATCCCCAACGCCACCGTCACCGCGACCAATAACGCCACCGGTGTCTCCGAAAAACGCCAGACGACCAGCGCCGGCCTCTACACCATCTCTCCGATCGTCCCGGGCACCTACACCGTCACCGCCACAGCGCAGGGCTTTGACACCGTCAGCCAGAAGAACCTCACGGTCAACGCGCTCGTCATGACGCCGCTCGATATCACCCTCACCGTCGGCTCGACTGCCACCGAGGTCACCGTCACCACTGAACCCCCGCAGCTCGAGACCACAAACGCCACACTCGGCATGACCATCGAGAACGCCGCCTACTCAGGCCTCCCGCTCATCATGAACGGCGCCCAGCGCGACCCGACCGCCTTCGGCACCCTCGCGCCTGGAGCGCAGGGCGGCTCCCGCCTTCCCGTCATCGGCGGCACCGGCAACTACCTCGGCCAGCTCTACCTCGACGGTCTCCCTGCCGAAACCGTCAGCCAGCAGGGCGACAACCGTCTCGTCTCCCAGTCGATCAGCGTGGATGCCGTCGACCAGATGCAGGTCGTCACCAGCACACCGCCGGCCGAGTACTCCGGCGCCGGCGCCGAAAACTTCACCATGAAGTCCGGTGGCCTCAAGTTCCACGGCAGCGTGCAGGACTTTATCCGCAACACCGCCCTCGACGCCTGGCAGTTCAGCAAAGGCGCCACCAAGCCCGTCGATCACCAGAACGAGCTCTCGGCCACCATCGGTGGTCACGTCCCGGGCACACGCCGTGTCTTCTTCTTCTTCGCCTACGACCGCTATCACAATCGCACCTTTAATAATCCGGTCACCACCACGATCCCCACGCTGCAGATGCGGCAGGGCGATTTCTCGCAACTCAACTGCCTCACGATCACCAATGCATCGGACCGCCTGGCCTGCGCGACAGCCGGCGGTCCCTCTGGCCTCGGCGGCAGCTTCACCTACGGCGGCACAACCATCACCAACACGCCCTATCTCTTCGATCCCACAAACAACAACTGCGGCGGCACGGACGTCCGCTGTGCCTTCGAAGGGGCGAAAAATGGGGTTGCCACCTACAACGTCATCCCGCAAAGCTACCTGTCCCCCTTCGCGCTGAAGGCGGAGCAGTGGCTGCCTACACCCACGAACTCGGACGTCGTCAACAACTACACGGCCGGTCAAGCCGGAGGATTCGACAATCACCTCTACGATTGGCGAGTGGACTTTGATGTCAGTCCCAAGCACCGCATCTCCACCATCGGCGCCATGGGAACGGTCAACTACCTGAACAACTTCAACACTCCCTATCTGCCCCTTCCCTACACCGGCGGCGATCTCGCCAACATCTACCCCAAGGACTTCGACGTCGAGGATGCCTACACCATCACGAACTCGCTCGTAAATCAGTTGAAGTTCGGCTACGTCCGCTTCTACCAGAACATCCACAACACCACGCAGAACTCATCCACCTATGGCATCGGTGCCCTGGGCGTGACCAACCTCCCGGCCGGCCAGGCCGGCACGGAGTTCCCTGGCGCGACGTTCAGCGCCACCACGAAGTTCGGAACCGTCCAGCAGTATTGGACCGGCACCACGTCCGGACCTTCAGGCTCCGTCGCCACCCAGATCACCACTCCGAACAACTATGCTCTCGTCGATAACCTGCAGTGGGTCAAGGGAGCGCACTCGCTCACCTTCGGCGGCGTCCTGCAGTGGCAGGAGATCAACAACGCAAACCCCTCCACCTACACCGGCGTGCTCTCACTCACCTACAACGGCAACGATACAGCGCAGTACGTTGGCAGTTCCCTTTCGACCACTGCGACCGGCTACTCCTACGCCAGCTTCCTGCTCGGCGCGGTCGGAGGAACGCCTTCGCTTGGCCTGCAACCGGTCAGTGAGGAGGGCGGACGTTATTTCACGATCGCTCCCTACGCCGAAGACACCTGGAAGGTGAACTCGAAGCTCACCGTCGACGCCGGAGTCCGGTGGGACTACCTCCCGCCTTATCACGAGGTGAAAGATCGCTGGAGCTTCATGAATCCAACGCTCACCAACCCCGCCACCGGCACTCCGGGTGCAATTCAATTCGCCGGGAATTACGGCGGCGCAGGCGCAAGCTGCGGTTGCCGCACTCCGGTCCAGACCTACTGGAAGAACTGGGGACCGCGCATCGGCATCACCTACCAGACTGATCA
This Acidobacteriaceae bacterium DNA region includes the following protein-coding sequences:
- a CDS encoding carboxypeptidase regulatory-like domain-containing protein; this encodes MYSLSVATSLRLFPKAARKHGLREICLALLLFCFGITSSATAQTGGEGGIQGTVADSTGAAIPNATVTATNNATGVSEKRQTTSAGLYTISPIVPGTYTVTATAQGFDTVSQKNLTVNALVMTPLDITLTVGSTATEVTVTTEPPQLETTNATLGMTIENAAYSGLPLIMNGAQRDPTAFGTLAPGAQGGSRLPVIGGTGNYLGQLYLDGLPAETVSQQGDNRLVSQSISVDAVDQMQVVTSTPPAEYSGAGAENFTMKSGGLKFHGSVQDFIRNTALDAWQFSKGATKPVDHQNELSATIGGHVPGTRRVFFFFAYDRYHNRTFNNPVTTTIPTLQMRQGDFSQLNCLTITNASDRLACATAGGPSGLGGSFTYGGTTITNTPYLFDPTNNNCGGTDVRCAFEGAKNGVATYNVIPQSYLSPFALKAEQWLPTPTNSDVVNNYTAGQAGGFDNHLYDWRVDFDVSPKHRISTIGAMGTVNYLNNFNTPYLPLPYTGGDLANIYPKDFDVEDAYTITNSLVNQLKFGYVRFYQNIHNTTQNSSTYGIGALGVTNLPAGQAGTEFPGATFSATTKFGTVQQYWTGTTSGPSGSVATQITTPNNYALVDNLQWVKGAHSLTFGGVLQWQEINNANPSTYTGVLSLTYNGNDTAQYVGSSLSTTATGYSYASFLLGAVGGTPSLGLQPVSEEGGRYFTIAPYAEDTWKVNSKLTVDAGVRWDYLPPYHEVKDRWSFMNPTLTNPATGTPGAIQFAGNYGGAGASCGCRTPVQTYWKNWGPRIGITYQTDQKTVFRAGVGRVFSQAGGVGGRGGAFNGTGQLGFNVTATGPAEVTTGAGAAPSFYLNNSAYFTSLGINNTDLFGKGYAYPTPPAPGAATESLNAGHYVDSSGVKHFTAQSVSYADPYFSSRAPDFMFYNAGVERAITNNMTLAINYVGNESHHLINSTNTGTGTARGYWSNQLDPRYLVGLGAATDTTGKLPLLTAPANTGNVQKAQGLMSGINIPGFFTNAANLGDTTATIAQGLIAFPQYSGVSDTWGNVGNFSYNSLQVTVQQRLAHGLTFNFNYTWARNVGDDGPYRTGFNLPSGSVSGTSQSYRMNRIDRSETTVSTPNVIHAFGVWDLPFGRNHIGGNNWAVRTLAGGWSLGDVFTYASGTPVQITYGGCTTPLQGQCMPDLNPSFSGSARQNGGYGDGPNGRTAANLAKVVYINPTAFKTPTNINQTAGVTLLNLIGNAPRTGALDLRNPIQWNMDANLRRSIPLVRERLALVIEVDSFNVFNHTLFSNPNAVFNSATFGQISSASNKPRSFELAGHITF